Proteins encoded within one genomic window of Erinaceus europaeus chromosome 13, mEriEur2.1, whole genome shotgun sequence:
- the LOC103107740 gene encoding retinoic acid early transcript 1E-like isoform X1, producing MELAAPTAGLGLILLLLEARETLGGAHSLCLNFTVRSQASPGQSWCEAQGSVDGKPFLQYGSDSSKATPVGLLGEKVNATKAWKELSQTLEEVGRELRMVLLVTKPEKSLSGGPPSLQAQLCCQREAGECTGASWEFSINGQRALIDLMTLNWTVIDPGARGIKEEWESTWDLAEYLRRISTVICCNWLKEFLEHWEKMLKPMESPQKTPDSNQRSFILAGIIPLIIILSITIFMIHRKCSAVPAEASWGQERATSLDQQLMT from the exons ATGGAGCTGGCAGCTCCCACTGCAGGGCTGGGGCTGATTCTGCTGCTGCTAGAAGCCAGGGAGACTCTAGGAG GGGCTCACTCTCTGTGCCTCAACTTCACTGTCAGATCTCAGGCCTCACCTGGACAGTCCTGGTGTGAAGCCCAGGGCTCAGTGGATGGAAAGCCTTTCCTTCAGTATGGCAGTGACAGCAGCAAGGCCACACCTGTGGGTCTGCTGGGGGAGAAGGTCAATGCCACCAAAGCATGGAAAGAATTGTCCCAAACTCTGGAAGAAGTGGGGCGAGAGCTCAGGATGGTCCTGCTTGTCACCAAACCAGAGAAAAGCCTGAGCGGGG gTCCCCCCAGCCTGCAGGCCCAGCTGTGCTgtcagagggaagcaggagagtgCACTGGTGCATCATGGGAGTTCAGCATCAATGGACAGAGAGCCCTCATTGACTTGATGACCCTGAACTGGACAGTCATTGATCCTGGAGCCAGAGGGATCAAGGAGGAGTGGGAGAGCACCTGGGACCTGGCGGAGTATTTAAGGAGGATCTCAACTGTAATTTGCTGTAACTGGCTTAAGGAATTCTTAGAGCACTGGGAGAAAATGTTGAAGCCCATGG aATCACCGCAAAAGACTCCAGATTCCAACCAACGTTCATTCATCCTAGCAGGGATCATCCCACTAATAATCATCTTAAGTATAACCATCTTCATGATCCATAGGAAGTGTTCAG CTGTTCCAGCTGAAGCTTCTTGGGGCCAGGAGAGAGCAACATCATTAGACCAGCAATTGATGACATAA
- the LOC103107740 gene encoding retinoic acid early transcript 1E-like isoform X2 → MELAAPTAGLGLILLLLEARETLGGAHSLCLNFTVRSQASPGQSWCEAQGSVDGKPFLQYGSDSSKATPVGLLGEKVNATKAWKELSQTLEEVGRELRMVLLVTKPEKSLSGESPQKTPDSNQRSFILAGIIPLIIILSITIFMIHRKCSAVPAEASWGQERATSLDQQLMT, encoded by the exons ATGGAGCTGGCAGCTCCCACTGCAGGGCTGGGGCTGATTCTGCTGCTGCTAGAAGCCAGGGAGACTCTAGGAG GGGCTCACTCTCTGTGCCTCAACTTCACTGTCAGATCTCAGGCCTCACCTGGACAGTCCTGGTGTGAAGCCCAGGGCTCAGTGGATGGAAAGCCTTTCCTTCAGTATGGCAGTGACAGCAGCAAGGCCACACCTGTGGGTCTGCTGGGGGAGAAGGTCAATGCCACCAAAGCATGGAAAGAATTGTCCCAAACTCTGGAAGAAGTGGGGCGAGAGCTCAGGATGGTCCTGCTTGTCACCAAACCAGAGAAAAGCCTGAGCGGGG aATCACCGCAAAAGACTCCAGATTCCAACCAACGTTCATTCATCCTAGCAGGGATCATCCCACTAATAATCATCTTAAGTATAACCATCTTCATGATCCATAGGAAGTGTTCAG CTGTTCCAGCTGAAGCTTCTTGGGGCCAGGAGAGAGCAACATCATTAGACCAGCAATTGATGACATAA
- the LOC132542480 gene encoding retinoic acid early transcript 1E-like, whose translation MKLAAPTAGLGLILLVLEARETLGGAHCLCLNFTVRSQASPGQSWCEAQGSVDGKPFLQYDSDSSKATPVGLLGEKVKATKAWRELSKTLEEVGRELRMVLLVTKPEKSLSGGFPSLQAQVCCQMEAGQNTGVSWEFSINGQTALIDMMTMNWTVIDPGARGIKEEWENTIDLSVYFHRVSTGMCSNWLKEFLKHWEEILESAVPRLMLHDAPQTSSSTQLVAWIHSMTFICSFLITILLEI comes from the exons ATGAAGCTGGCAGCTCCCACTGCAGGGCTGGGGCTGATTCTGCTGGTGCTGGAAGCCAGGGAGACTCTGGGAG GGGCTCACTGTCTCTGCCTCAACTTCACTGTCAGATCTCAGGCCTCACCTGGACAGTCCTGGTGTGAAGCCCAGGGCTCAGTGGATGGAAAGCCTTTCCTTCAGTATGACAGTGACAGCAGCAAGGCCACACCTGTGGGTCTGCTGGGGGAGAAGGTCAAGGCCACCAAAGCATGGAGAGAATTGTCCAAAACTCTAGAAGAAGTGGGGCGAGAGCTCAGGATGGTCCTGCTTGTCACCAAACCAGAGAAAAGCCTGAGCGGGG GTTTTCCCAGCCTGCAGGCCCAGGTATGCTGTCAGATGGAAGCAGGACAGAACACCGGTGTATCCTGGGAGTTCAGCATCAATGGACAGACAGCCCTCATTGACATGATGACCATGAACTGGACAGTCATTGATCCTGGAGCGAGAGGGATCAAGGAGGAGTGGGAGAACACCATAGACCTTTCTGTCTATTTTCATAGAGTCTCAACTGGAATGTGTAGTAATTGGCTTAAGGAATTCTTGAAACACTGGGAAGAAATACTGGAGTCTGCAG ttcCAAGATTAATGCTTCATGATGCCCCCCAGACATCTTCATCCACCCAATTAGTAGCATGGATCCATTCAATGACCTTCATCTGTTCATTCCTAATTACCATCCTATTAGAGATATAG